In Armatimonadota bacterium, the following proteins share a genomic window:
- the murC gene encoding UDP-N-acetylmuramate--L-alanine ligase: protein MSVQRAHFAGIGGIGMSAIAQVLHRRGWQVSGCDLKPSSITQKLQENGIPVWIGHDPAHVQQCDVFVYTTAVHEDNPELIAAQQTGVRVLRRSQALGMLLEGHKGIAITGTHGKTTTTAMVASVLEAAGADPQVLIGGEVRRYGGNVRLGQGEYVVVEACEAYDSFLDIHPYAAVITNVEAEHLDYYRTEDRMLESYRRFVAQVHPQGVVVTWADDKRTLEICQRASAKVVTFGRSSEADYRAVSGDREGEFTLQARGAILGAIRLQVPGTHNVLNAAAAAAIGLELGFLYDAVRRGLEDFEGVQRRLEFIGRARDVEIYDDYGHHPTEIKVTLHTIRPRVKKRLVVAFQPHLYSRTRDFWHQFAQVLAEGCDALVLVAIYPAREEPIPGISSERLAEEIRLRRPTLPVASADTPERAAEVLLQMVREGDTVLTLGAGELDRTARLLLQMLEGANSA from the coding sequence ATGAGTGTACAGCGTGCACACTTTGCAGGTATCGGAGGCATCGGCATGAGCGCAATCGCGCAGGTGCTGCATCGACGCGGATGGCAGGTTAGCGGCTGTGACCTCAAGCCAAGCTCCATCACACAAAAGCTACAGGAAAACGGCATCCCCGTGTGGATTGGGCACGACCCTGCGCACGTGCAACAGTGCGATGTGTTTGTGTACACAACAGCAGTGCATGAAGACAACCCGGAGCTTATCGCCGCGCAGCAGACTGGCGTTCGGGTGTTGCGCCGGTCGCAGGCGCTCGGCATGTTGCTGGAAGGGCACAAGGGTATCGCGATAACCGGCACACACGGCAAAACAACCACGACAGCAATGGTCGCCTCGGTGCTAGAGGCGGCTGGTGCGGACCCGCAGGTGCTCATCGGTGGCGAGGTACGCCGATACGGAGGCAACGTGAGGCTCGGACAGGGAGAATATGTAGTGGTAGAGGCGTGTGAGGCTTACGATTCGTTCCTGGATATTCACCCGTACGCGGCGGTGATTACCAATGTGGAAGCAGAGCATCTCGATTACTACCGCACCGAGGACCGGATGCTGGAGAGTTATCGCCGGTTTGTTGCACAGGTGCATCCACAGGGAGTTGTGGTCACGTGGGCGGATGATAAACGCACTCTGGAGATATGCCAGCGTGCAAGCGCGAAAGTGGTCACGTTCGGGAGAAGCAGCGAAGCTGACTACCGTGCAGTATCCGGCGACCGTGAAGGAGAGTTCACTCTGCAGGCGCGTGGTGCGATACTGGGAGCAATCCGCCTCCAGGTACCCGGGACGCATAATGTATTGAACGCCGCTGCCGCTGCAGCAATCGGTCTGGAACTGGGCTTCTTGTACGACGCGGTACGCAGGGGATTGGAGGATTTTGAAGGTGTTCAGCGTCGCTTAGAGTTTATCGGGCGGGCGAGGGATGTGGAGATATACGATGACTACGGTCATCACCCCACAGAGATAAAGGTGACGCTACACACCATACGCCCTCGCGTCAAGAAGAGGCTGGTGGTGGCGTTTCAGCCACACCTGTATAGCCGCACGCGCGATTTCTGGCACCAGTTCGCACAGGTGCTGGCGGAAGGTTGTGATGCGCTGGTGCTGGTAGCTATTTACCCGGCACGAGAAGAACCCATACCGGGTATTAGTTCTGAGCGTCTTGCAGAAGAGATACGCTTACGTCGCCCGACTCTGCCAGTTGCCTCAGCCGATACTCCAGAACGAGCTGCGGAGGTGCTTCTGCAAATGGTACGGGAGGGAGATACCGTGTTGACGTTAGGAGCAGGCGAGCTGGATCGTACCGCCCGCTTGCTGCTGCAGATGCTGGAGGGTGCAAACAGTGCCTGA
- the ddl gene encoding D-alanine--D-alanine ligase: MPEKVMVLMGGDSTEREVSLSSGRRVTEGLRGAGYRVIEMDVVFDPSLAKQRGLEATPSRAVGLVDLVQRLQEHQPDVVFIILHGAPGEDGRVQAVLDLLHIPYTGSGVLASALALDKVMTKRVLEASGVPVAPDVVLHRCEHRETGMQKVGDVLGYPVIVKPNTQGSTIGVHRVYQQSDLATALEDAFRYDECVLIEPLLPGVELTVPVVGNRRALALPMIEIVPAGGFYDYEAKYTPGATEEIIPARVPEEIHQLCAHYALQAHYALGCRGMSRTDFIWDRHRVVALEVNTIPGMTPTSLLPRSAQAYGWSFEQLVDSIVRLAKGEEVV; this comes from the coding sequence GTGCCTGAGAAAGTGATGGTGCTGATGGGCGGAGATTCCACCGAGCGGGAGGTGTCGCTCTCCTCAGGGAGGCGTGTGACAGAGGGGTTACGTGGCGCAGGTTACCGCGTTATCGAGATGGATGTGGTATTTGACCCTTCGCTGGCGAAGCAGCGCGGTCTGGAGGCGACGCCGTCTCGCGCGGTAGGGCTTGTCGATTTGGTGCAGCGTTTGCAGGAGCATCAGCCGGACGTGGTATTTATCATATTGCATGGTGCACCGGGCGAAGATGGGCGGGTGCAGGCGGTATTGGATTTGCTGCATATACCCTATACCGGTTCCGGTGTACTGGCAAGTGCGCTTGCGCTGGACAAGGTGATGACCAAACGGGTGTTGGAAGCGTCTGGGGTTCCGGTCGCTCCCGATGTGGTGTTGCACCGTTGCGAACACAGGGAGACTGGTATGCAAAAGGTGGGCGATGTGCTGGGCTATCCGGTTATCGTCAAGCCGAATACACAGGGTTCCACAATAGGCGTGCATCGGGTATATCAGCAAAGCGACCTGGCAACCGCGCTGGAGGACGCTTTCCGCTATGACGAATGCGTGTTGATCGAGCCACTGCTCCCCGGAGTGGAGTTAACGGTGCCTGTAGTAGGCAACCGACGAGCGCTGGCGTTACCGATGATTGAGATTGTGCCGGCGGGTGGGTTTTACGATTACGAGGCGAAATACACTCCGGGTGCCACTGAAGAGATTATTCCGGCCCGGGTGCCGGAGGAGATACATCAACTGTGTGCACACTACGCTCTGCAGGCGCACTATGCGCTGGGCTGTCGCGGGATGTCACGCACCGATTTTATCTGGGATCGCCATCGTGTTGTCGCGCTGGAGGTTAACACCATCCCGGGCATGACCCCGACCAGCTTGTTGCCACGCTCTGCGCAGGCGTACGGCTGGAGCTTTGAGCAACTGGTGGATAGCATTGTGCGCCTCGCAAAGGGAGAGGAGGTTGTATGA
- the ftsA gene encoding cell division protein FtsA codes for MIAGLDIGTTKIAALIADVTDNMRLDIIGVGVAPSKGLRKGTVVDIEQATESIAHAVEQAEHMAGRRIESVFVGVTGEHIRSMNSKGMIAVTSPTREISREDVERVMESSRTVVLTPDREIIHAIPRGYVVDGQNGIRHPEGMSGSRLEVETHIIHGSSTFLQNVTKCVLRAQLQINALVVEPIATAEAVLTEAERNLGVALADIGGGTTDVAVFTDGEIYYTGVIPVGGNHVTNDISMGLRTPPEESERIKLQYACALREMVGDNEVVPHRPMGSNEERKVPARVLAEIVEPRMRELFELIYEEIRKSGTAGMLPGGLVLSGGGSLMRGVAELAREVTDMPVRVGKPMNVGGLADKVDSPVFATGVGLLLYGLKHSDISSDSRHHSVWRRVMAWMRRWASRFAQ; via the coding sequence ATGATTGCCGGACTGGACATCGGCACAACAAAAATCGCGGCATTGATTGCGGACGTTACCGACAACATGCGCCTGGACATCATTGGGGTTGGGGTTGCGCCTTCCAAAGGGCTGCGCAAGGGAACGGTGGTGGATATCGAGCAGGCGACCGAATCTATCGCGCATGCGGTAGAGCAGGCGGAGCACATGGCGGGACGGCGCATCGAGTCGGTCTTCGTTGGAGTAACAGGCGAGCACATTCGCTCCATGAACTCGAAAGGGATGATCGCCGTCACTTCCCCCACACGCGAAATCTCGCGGGAGGATGTAGAGCGGGTGATGGAAAGCTCGCGCACGGTGGTGCTAACACCTGACCGTGAGATTATCCACGCCATTCCAAGAGGTTATGTAGTAGATGGGCAGAACGGTATCCGACACCCCGAGGGAATGAGCGGTTCGCGTCTGGAGGTGGAAACGCACATTATCCATGGAAGCAGCACCTTCTTGCAAAACGTTACCAAGTGTGTGTTGAGGGCACAGCTGCAGATTAACGCTCTGGTGGTGGAACCGATTGCCACCGCGGAGGCGGTGCTCACCGAAGCCGAGCGTAACCTGGGAGTAGCGCTGGCAGACATCGGCGGTGGTACTACCGATGTGGCGGTATTCACCGACGGTGAGATATACTATACAGGTGTCATTCCTGTGGGGGGCAACCACGTTACCAACGATATTTCGATGGGGTTGCGCACGCCACCGGAAGAGAGCGAGCGCATCAAACTGCAATATGCCTGCGCGCTCCGCGAGATGGTAGGAGACAACGAGGTAGTACCTCACCGTCCAATGGGCAGTAACGAGGAACGAAAGGTCCCTGCGCGCGTGCTGGCGGAGATTGTGGAGCCCCGAATGCGCGAGCTGTTCGAACTCATCTACGAGGAAATCAGAAAGTCGGGTACAGCAGGTATGTTGCCCGGTGGGCTGGTGCTGAGCGGGGGTGGTAGCCTGATGCGCGGCGTGGCAGAGCTGGCGCGAGAGGTTACCGATATGCCGGTTCGAGTAGGTAAACCGATGAACGTTGGCGGACTGGCAGATAAAGTGGATAGCCCGGTGTTTGCAACTGGGGTGGGGTTGCTGCTGTACGGATTGAAACATTCAGACATCTCTAGTGATAGCCGTCACCATTCTGTCTGGCGCAGGGTGATGGCATGGATGCGTCGCTGGGCATCACGATTTGCACAATAA
- the ftsZ gene encoding cell division protein FtsZ, which produces MAGGRQYAQIKVIGIGGGGTNAVNRMIEAGLVGVDFCAMNTDVQVLEISAAEKKVQLGENLTRGLGAGGNPQIGRSAAEESKNEIMKALEGADMVFITAGMGGGTGTGAAPVVAQLAKEMGALTVAVVTKPFNFEGPRRMQIAEEGVANLREHVDTLIVIPNERLLNVVEKRTTLVEAFRAADDILRQGVQGISDIITIPGLINVDFADVKTIMSNAGPALMGIGHGSGEHRAREAAEGATNSPLLETSIDGAQRVLINVTSGPDMTLQELSEAAAVIQSLCDLETAHIIYGHVVDPKMEGEVKITVLAAGLPASSQGPLTERPAQRPEPLRRPEPIAERMGGTPTRPTERTPAAPSGAPERQPQQAPVNETDYDIPTFLRRRS; this is translated from the coding sequence ATGGCTGGCGGACGTCAGTATGCTCAGATTAAGGTCATCGGCATCGGTGGTGGAGGCACAAACGCCGTCAACCGCATGATTGAAGCGGGACTGGTTGGGGTGGATTTCTGTGCCATGAACACCGACGTACAGGTGCTGGAGATTTCAGCAGCGGAGAAGAAGGTTCAGCTCGGTGAGAACCTGACCCGGGGACTGGGGGCAGGTGGTAACCCGCAGATTGGTCGCAGTGCAGCGGAGGAGAGCAAGAACGAAATCATGAAGGCGCTGGAAGGTGCAGATATGGTGTTCATCACCGCAGGCATGGGGGGTGGCACGGGCACGGGTGCAGCGCCTGTGGTCGCGCAGCTGGCGAAGGAGATGGGTGCGCTAACGGTGGCGGTGGTCACGAAACCCTTTAATTTTGAAGGACCGCGCCGAATGCAAATCGCCGAAGAGGGTGTTGCCAACCTGCGCGAGCACGTGGACACACTGATCGTTATTCCCAACGAGCGTTTATTAAACGTGGTAGAAAAACGCACTACTTTAGTGGAAGCCTTCCGCGCCGCCGACGATATTTTGCGGCAGGGCGTGCAGGGCATTTCCGACATTATTACCATTCCGGGTTTAATCAATGTGGACTTCGCGGACGTGAAGACTATCATGTCTAACGCAGGTCCCGCGCTCATGGGCATCGGGCATGGTAGTGGCGAACACCGTGCACGCGAGGCAGCAGAAGGTGCGACGAACAGCCCGTTGCTGGAGACCTCCATCGATGGAGCGCAGCGTGTGCTAATTAACGTCACCAGTGGTCCCGACATGACCTTGCAGGAGCTGAGCGAGGCAGCGGCGGTCATCCAGAGCCTGTGTGACTTGGAGACGGCTCATATTATTTACGGGCATGTCGTAGATCCGAAGATGGAGGGCGAAGTGAAGATTACGGTGCTGGCAGCGGGCTTGCCCGCCTCTTCGCAGGGACCCCTGACGGAGCGTCCGGCACAGCGACCGGAGCCTTTGCGGCGCCCCGAACCCATCGCGGAACGCATGGGGGGCACACCAACTCGCCCCACTGAGCGTACCCCGGCGGCGCCATCGGGTGCACCGGAACGCCAGCCCCAGCAAGCACCGGTCAACGAAACCGATTACGACATCCCGACTTTCCTGCGCAGGCGTAGCTAG
- a CDS encoding hypothetical protein (possible pseudo, frameshifted) has product MRLRGVPFEDVVEVSNYVAAMDHGLSRLQEGFPLSNRLIREMHRVLLSMGRGSEKSPGEFRRSQNWIGGTRPGNDAFVPPPPDAVEDCMAALERFLRDETSAYPALVKAALAHVQFETIHPFLDGNGRIGRLLIAFILHHEGILSERL; this is encoded by the coding sequence ATGAGGCTCCGGGGGGTACCCTTCGAAGATGTGGTGGAGGTTTCCAACTACGTGGCGGCGATGGATCACGGGCTCAGTCGCTTGCAAGAAGGCTTCCCTCTTTCCAATCGGCTCATCCGCGAAATGCACCGCGTCCTGCTCTCGATGGGACGAGGCAGCGAAAAATCGCCGGGTGAGTTTCGCCGTTCGCAGAACTGGATCGGTGGCACCAGGCCAGGCAACGACGCCTTTGTCCCGCCGCCTCCTGATGCTGTGGAAGACTGCATGGCTGCGCTGGAGCGTTTTCTCCGCGACGAGACCTCTGCTTATCCAGCACTGGTGAAGGCGGCGCTTGCCCATGTCCAGTTTGAAACGATCCATCCCTTCCTGGACGGCAACGGACGCATCGGGCGTCTGCTCATCGCCTTCATTCTGCACCATGAAGGCATCCTGTCGGAAAGGTTGTGA
- a CDS encoding xylose isomerase, giving the protein MQNGLKKALVLSMLPGNLSYVERFRLAKEVGFDGIEAPPVNDPEEIRKIRAASEASGIPVHSIIYGGWHAPLSSADPRVIERGIADVQSALQCAKELGADTVLLVPAIVNESTRYVDAYTRSQQNIRKIIPLAEKLKVVIAIENVWNNFLLSPLEFARYVDEFHSPFVKAYFDVGNVLAFGWSEDWIRTLGKRIQRIHLKDFKRSTRQFVNLLEGDVNWREVRKALDEVGYRGFMTAELGGGDAGYLRDVAQRIDRIIASV; this is encoded by the coding sequence ATGCAGAACGGTCTGAAGAAAGCGTTAGTGCTTTCCATGTTGCCTGGCAATCTCAGCTACGTTGAACGATTCCGACTGGCAAAAGAGGTAGGTTTCGACGGTATCGAGGCTCCGCCGGTCAACGACCCGGAGGAGATAAGGAAGATACGAGCGGCTTCAGAGGCCAGCGGGATACCCGTTCATTCCATCATCTATGGGGGCTGGCACGCGCCGCTGTCCAGCGCGGACCCGCGCGTCATCGAACGAGGCATTGCCGACGTGCAGTCTGCACTGCAATGCGCGAAGGAGCTTGGCGCGGATACAGTATTGCTCGTCCCCGCTATCGTCAACGAAAGCACGCGCTATGTGGACGCCTATACCCGTTCCCAGCAAAACATCCGCAAGATTATCCCGCTCGCGGAGAAGCTAAAAGTGGTTATCGCCATAGAAAACGTGTGGAATAACTTTCTGCTCAGCCCGCTGGAGTTTGCGCGGTATGTGGACGAGTTCCACAGTCCTTTCGTGAAAGCGTACTTCGATGTGGGCAACGTGCTGGCGTTCGGGTGGTCAGAGGACTGGATACGCACGCTGGGCAAACGCATCCAGCGCATCCATCTGAAGGACTTCAAGCGCTCCACACGCCAGTTCGTGAACCTTCTGGAGGGCGATGTCAACTGGCGCGAGGTGCGCAAGGCGTTAGATGAAGTAGGGTACAGGGGCTTTATGACCGCCGAGTTGGGCGGTGGCGATGCAGGTTATCTGCGCGACGTAGCGCAACGCATCGACCGCATCATCGCCAGTGTATAA
- a CDS encoding carbohydrate kinase: MPHVLSLGELLVEVMRPAVDQPLDEPGQFVGPFPSGAPAIFIDAVARLGVSCGFIGVVGDDPFGKCVLRRLKGDGVDTRHIRVVSHRTTGIAFVSYRSDGSRQFLFHLPQSAAALLSPEDVREDYLHDVRALHITGSALSISESAREACYRAIRLCKQRGALVSFDPNIRPELLGLEVVRMLCEPVLQSCDVLLPSGAEATMLTGDADEETACRNLVARGVPIVVLKRGAKGCVVFTDQHRVEIPAYPVTEVDPTGAGDAFAGGFVVAMLRGMSVTEAARFASAIGALAVTQQGPMEGLPTLEQMESFLSSM, encoded by the coding sequence ATGCCCCATGTTCTCTCTTTAGGGGAGCTGCTGGTGGAGGTGATGCGCCCCGCTGTAGACCAGCCGCTAGATGAGCCGGGACAGTTTGTGGGACCGTTTCCCAGTGGCGCGCCAGCCATTTTTATCGATGCAGTGGCACGGTTGGGTGTATCATGCGGCTTCATCGGTGTGGTGGGCGATGACCCGTTCGGCAAGTGCGTGCTGCGCAGGCTGAAGGGGGATGGCGTGGACACGCGGCACATACGAGTGGTATCGCACCGCACAACCGGCATCGCTTTTGTGAGCTATCGTTCGGACGGTTCGAGGCAATTCCTGTTCCATTTGCCACAGTCTGCAGCGGCGCTGCTGAGTCCGGAGGACGTACGCGAGGATTATCTGCATGACGTACGAGCATTACACATCACCGGTTCGGCATTGAGTATCAGCGAAAGCGCGCGCGAGGCTTGTTATCGGGCAATCAGGTTGTGCAAGCAACGGGGAGCACTGGTGAGCTTCGACCCGAATATCCGTCCAGAACTGCTTGGCTTAGAAGTCGTTCGGATGTTGTGCGAGCCTGTTCTGCAATCTTGCGATGTCCTGTTGCCCAGTGGGGCGGAAGCGACTATGCTCACGGGCGATGCCGATGAGGAGACCGCGTGCCGTAATCTGGTAGCAAGAGGCGTTCCCATCGTGGTGCTGAAACGCGGAGCAAAGGGATGCGTTGTCTTCACTGACCAGCACAGGGTGGAGATACCCGCCTACCCGGTGACGGAGGTAGACCCCACAGGAGCAGGTGATGCCTTTGCCGGCGGTTTCGTGGTGGCGATGCTGCGCGGGATGTCGGTCACGGAGGCGGCTCGGTTCGCCAGCGCCATCGGAGCCCTGGCGGTTACCCAGCAGGGACCGATGGAGGGTTTGCCCACGCTTGAGCAGATGGAGTCGTTCTTGTCGTCCATGTAG
- a CDS encoding fructose-bisphosphate aldolase, with amino-acid sequence MHLKESLQLHRHRGEAILATNFYNAETLLAVLRAARETGSVLMLQTSPATLSYLGLETAVAMARAASREMDVTAWLHLDHARDMDLVRRCIETGYDSVMIDASEQDFDTNVRLTREVVALAHPRGVLVEAELGYVPKLGEREAQEWEMTSPEQAERFVRETGVDLLAVAIGNAHGFYKYQPCLDIERLKAIRERVDALLVLHGASGIPDDQWREAVRSGIVKVNFATEIKDAFMAHLREAITSSDSIDIRQVFPPAMQAVTNLVKSKILLCTGQT; translated from the coding sequence GTGCACCTGAAAGAATCTCTGCAATTGCACCGACATCGTGGAGAGGCTATTCTCGCGACCAACTTTTATAACGCCGAGACGCTGCTGGCGGTGTTGCGCGCTGCCCGCGAGACCGGCTCTGTGTTGATGCTGCAGACATCACCTGCTACCCTGAGTTACCTGGGACTGGAAACGGCTGTGGCGATGGCTCGCGCCGCCAGCCGCGAGATGGACGTGACGGCATGGCTACACCTGGACCACGCGCGCGATATGGACCTGGTGCGCCGATGTATAGAGACGGGCTACGACTCGGTGATGATAGACGCCAGCGAGCAGGATTTCGATACCAATGTGCGTCTTACCCGCGAGGTGGTTGCGCTGGCACATCCGCGAGGCGTTCTGGTAGAAGCGGAGCTGGGGTATGTGCCGAAGCTGGGTGAGCGCGAGGCGCAGGAGTGGGAGATGACTTCGCCCGAACAGGCGGAGCGCTTTGTGCGGGAGACAGGTGTGGATTTGCTGGCAGTGGCCATCGGCAATGCGCACGGATTTTACAAGTATCAACCTTGTCTGGATATCGAGCGATTAAAGGCTATCCGCGAGCGCGTGGATGCGCTTCTGGTGTTGCACGGCGCATCGGGTATACCGGACGACCAGTGGCGTGAGGCAGTGCGAAGCGGCATCGTGAAGGTGAACTTTGCTACCGAAATCAAAGATGCTTTTATGGCTCACCTGCGCGAGGCTATCACCAGCTCCGACAGCATCGATATCCGGCAGGTTTTCCCGCCAGCTATGCAGGCGGTGACAAATCTGGTGAAGAGCAAGATACTTTTATGCACGGGACAGACATGA
- a CDS encoding alanine racemase → MRTEQLPLSSRTTVVIRRSALVHNVQWLRERLPAGTQIMAVVKANAYGHGAPLIAPVLQEIGIDAFGVATTAEAKELRSMGITAPIYLLSPVLPDEAEAILATQVICLVQDVDFVRCLSQEAEKRMQSIEVHLKVDTGMSRFGVSPDHALEVAQAMEDIPGVRLTGVATHFPCADSDTELTRSQWSLFARIADRIVHRLRRPFVRHAAASAGLLAVPEAAAEMVRCGLLVYGIAPSGQYSATLGLQPALSLHTRVTALRRVPAGTAVGYGGTFVTGRETLIATVPVGYGDGYLRVLGNRAQVLLRGRRVPVIGRVCMDQMMIDATDTGAEIGDVVTLIGRQEEEEITANEIARWLDTTPHEVTTLLSARVQRVMVD, encoded by the coding sequence ATGAGAACAGAGCAGTTACCGCTTTCCTCTCGAACTACCGTTGTCATTCGTCGTTCCGCACTTGTGCATAACGTGCAGTGGCTTCGTGAGCGTCTTCCCGCGGGTACTCAAATCATGGCGGTAGTCAAAGCCAACGCCTATGGGCACGGCGCCCCGCTCATCGCTCCGGTATTGCAAGAAATTGGGATAGACGCCTTTGGTGTGGCAACAACGGCAGAGGCGAAGGAACTGCGCAGCATGGGCATCACCGCACCGATTTATCTGCTCAGCCCGGTACTGCCCGACGAGGCGGAGGCGATTCTAGCAACGCAGGTTATCTGCCTGGTACAGGATGTCGACTTCGTACGCTGCCTCTCACAGGAGGCGGAGAAGCGCATGCAAAGCATAGAGGTGCATTTGAAGGTGGATACCGGCATGAGCCGATTCGGGGTTTCGCCCGACCATGCGCTGGAAGTTGCGCAGGCTATGGAAGATATCCCCGGCGTGCGGCTAACAGGCGTTGCTACTCACTTCCCTTGTGCCGACTCCGACACTGAACTAACACGTTCCCAGTGGAGCCTGTTCGCACGGATTGCCGACAGGATAGTACATCGTCTGCGAAGACCTTTCGTGCGCCACGCGGCTGCCAGCGCGGGGTTATTGGCGGTACCGGAAGCCGCCGCGGAGATGGTGCGATGTGGGTTGCTAGTATATGGCATCGCCCCTTCGGGGCAGTACTCGGCAACACTGGGATTGCAGCCTGCTCTCTCGCTGCATACCAGAGTAACCGCTCTGCGTCGCGTCCCTGCAGGTACAGCGGTAGGCTACGGAGGAACGTTTGTGACAGGGCGAGAGACTCTTATCGCTACCGTGCCTGTCGGTTACGGCGATGGCTATCTCCGCGTGCTGGGCAACCGAGCGCAGGTGCTGTTGAGAGGCAGGCGCGTGCCAGTTATCGGGCGTGTGTGCATGGACCAGATGATGATCGACGCCACCGATACCGGCGCGGAAATCGGCGACGTAGTAACCCTCATCGGTAGACAGGAAGAGGAAGAGATTACTGCCAACGAAATCGCTCGCTGGCTGGACACCACTCCGCATGAGGTAACCACCTTACTTTCCGCAAGGGTACAGAGGGTGATGGTGGACTAA
- the ispG gene encoding 4-hydroxy-3-methylbut-2-en-1-yl diphosphate synthase (ferredoxin), producing the protein MWQSEYPRRKTRPVRVGAITIGGGHPIVVQSMITAETWDVQRAAEQVMQLWDAGAEIVRITAPNMREAQCIGEIRNILLKKGYRVPLVADVHHQGTDIAVEVAQYVDKVRINPGLFVYRKPRGRADDYTPEEHEQERQAIEEALVPVIEACKKYGIALRIGVNHGSLAERMLVTYGDTPEGMVQSALEYIEICEKYDFRDIVISMKASRVPIMLAANRLLAKRLDETGRDYPIHLGVTEAGDGTYARIKSTAGIATLLAEGIGDTIRVSLAEDPVNEIPVCYDILQALGLRKTQVEYIACPSCGRTKFDLPTVLNEVRNATKHLKGLDIAVMGCIVNGPGEMADADYGYVGRAAGKIALYRGRQLVKDNIPQERGVEELINLLKQDGKWVEP; encoded by the coding sequence ATGTGGCAAAGTGAGTATCCCCGACGCAAAACACGCCCGGTGCGGGTGGGCGCGATAACGATTGGCGGCGGACATCCCATCGTCGTGCAATCGATGATCACCGCCGAGACATGGGATGTGCAGCGTGCCGCCGAACAGGTGATGCAGCTGTGGGACGCAGGCGCGGAGATTGTCCGCATCACCGCCCCGAATATGCGGGAAGCCCAATGCATCGGTGAAATCCGCAACATCCTGCTCAAAAAAGGCTACCGCGTGCCGTTAGTAGCGGACGTACACCATCAGGGTACCGACATCGCGGTAGAAGTGGCACAGTACGTGGACAAGGTGCGCATCAACCCGGGACTGTTTGTCTACCGCAAACCGCGCGGTCGTGCTGATGACTATACGCCCGAAGAGCACGAACAGGAACGGCAGGCAATCGAAGAGGCGCTGGTACCCGTCATCGAGGCATGCAAGAAGTACGGCATCGCCCTGCGTATCGGCGTTAATCACGGCAGCCTGGCAGAGCGGATGCTGGTTACCTATGGAGACACGCCGGAGGGCATGGTGCAGTCGGCACTGGAGTACATCGAGATATGCGAGAAGTACGATTTCCGCGATATCGTGATATCGATGAAAGCCAGCCGCGTGCCCATCATGCTAGCGGCGAACCGACTGCTGGCGAAACGGCTGGACGAAACCGGGCGCGATTACCCCATTCACCTGGGAGTCACCGAAGCGGGCGACGGCACTTATGCGCGTATCAAAAGCACCGCTGGTATTGCCACTCTGCTAGCGGAAGGTATTGGCGACACCATTCGCGTTTCACTGGCTGAGGACCCGGTGAACGAAATCCCCGTGTGCTACGACATCTTGCAGGCGCTGGGTTTGCGCAAGACGCAGGTGGAGTACATCGCTTGCCCCTCCTGTGGCAGAACGAAGTTTGACCTGCCTACTGTCTTGAACGAGGTGAGGAATGCCACAAAGCATCTGAAAGGACTGGACATTGCCGTCATGGGGTGTATCGTCAACGGGCCTGGCGAAATGGCAGACGCGGACTATGGCTACGTGGGCAGAGCGGCAGGCAAAATCGCGCTGTATCGCGGGCGTCAGCTGGTGAAGGATAACATCCCGCAAGAGCGTGGAGTGGAGGAGCTGATTAACCTGCTCAAGCAGGATGGGAAGTGGGTGGAACCTTAG